In Ktedonobacteraceae bacterium, the DNA window GGTGAGAAAGGTAGAGGATATTGTTATAGAAGAGCTACAGAGCTACTTTGCACTTCATGTCAGCTTCGCGCATATCACCCCAAATAACGATGATACAGCCTGACCTTGCTTGAACACGAGAGAATACACAGGGATATATTCACCTCGTTTTCCATCATCTTTGAATGAAGCATGACAAGGAAGTGACACCATGAGCGAAAACGCCGCGATTGTCCAGACGATCCTTTCTCAGGTACCCTACATTACGCTGGCAACCGCAACAAACGATGGAATACCCTGGAATACACCCGTGTATGCAGCCTTTGATGAGGCATACACCTTCTTCTGGGTCTCGGCAAAATATGCCCGTCATTCCCAAAACATCCGAGCGAACCCTCGCATTGCCATAGTGGTGTATGACTCGATGGTTCCCCCAGGAACCGGAAAAGGAGTCTATATGGAGGCCAGGGCCTATGAGTTGACCGATAGCCGGGAATGCAGCCACGCATTAGCCTGTTTGCATCGCCGGGGATGGGAACATCCTCCTGCTGTAGACATGGTGCTTGGGACAACCCTGCGCGGGGTCTATAAGGCGGTTCCAGAGAACATATGGATAAGCGCTGATGATGAGCATGGGCTTGATGGTCGTGTAGAGGTGGCTGTGCGAGGGATGTAATCCAGGTACGCGAGACGGGGAATTTATGTCGGGACCTCGATATTCCGTCTAAGTGAGCGGAAAAATGGCCAGGTTTGAAAAAGTCGCCTGCGCCCCCGGAGGTGTCTGTGGCAGGTTAGAGACGAACAGGGCTATCGAGCCACCTTTATAGCTGTCATCAGTGTACGTAGTGATTGTCTGCCCATTCACTTTAAAGGTCATAGTAGAACCGCGAGCAATGATCGTGATATGGTTGGGATGACCTTCCAGTGCGATGGCTGCATTGGTCAGATAACCCTGCACTTTCATACTTTGAGTATTGCCACTACTATCCAGTGTTCCCTTGAAGATAGCATAGGTCCCATCACCATAAAGCTCGAATCGGTAGTAGACGCCCAGGTAGCTGTCCTGACTCGCGCCGGCACGAATATAGACGCCATACCCACTATTTTTATCACCTTTTGTCAGCATGGCATCAAGCTCTAACTGGAAGTCGCCGAAACTTCGGCCGGGAACCACTTCTGGAAGGAGCTTATTTTCGTCATCCTCAAGCGTCAAACGCCCATTACCGATGGCAACAGAGAATTTTCCCGGAGCGCTTGTCAGATCCCAGCCCGCACTATTGTTGACAAATGTATCGCTGAAGAGTGGTTTCACCGTAGGAGTTGTAATTACCGGCGTCTTCGTCGACGAACTGGTAGTATTGTTATTGCGGGCACGATTTTGGACGAGAGCAGCTCCTAGAAATCCTCCACCGACCAAAACGATGAGCAGCGCGATTACGCCGAGAATCAAACCTATTCTCGGTCCATGTCGCTCATCCTCTTCTTCGTCCTGGTCTGCAACACCAGTGCCATTCATATATCCTGATTGAAAATTATCAGAAACGGCGGAAGAGGAGGGAGCATAAAAATTTTGCGCTGGGAAGTTGCCATAGTTATCAAGGCCAGGCTGTTGAAATTGTCCTGGACGCTTGAAATTCTGGCCCGAAGTGGTCAACGGCTGTGAGGGCCTCTGAAACTGGGATGGCGGCATTACATTATTGCCGGTGGGTATGTACTGTGGAGGTACTGCCTGAACGGGGGGCATCCCCGGAGGACCCCAGGGTCCCGATGGCCCCGGCGGATATTGTCCTGCCTGCGCACTTCCCCAGGGCGGGCCAAAGTTAGTATTGGGCGGCACCGGGCCATTCGGTTGAGGGATAGCATTATATGCCCCACATTGCCCGCAGTTTACCACATCTGGCGGCATTGGTATGCCACAGCGCGCGCAACGACGAGCGGGTAGCCCCCCGGGTGGCGGGTACATAGAGGACATAACAGCGCACCTCCGATACAAAATGACAGGTATCCGGTAGGCAGATTATCGCTCAGTTTCTGCCTGTATGTCTACTCGATAGTATTTTTGGGTAAACGTCATACACCTGCGGCACACCCCCACCAATGAAAATCAATGCGGCAATTTTTCAGAAGAATCCTATGAGATATGATCAGCCTGCTATCCACCCTGT includes these proteins:
- a CDS encoding pyridoxamine 5'-phosphate oxidase family protein, coding for MSENAAIVQTILSQVPYITLATATNDGIPWNTPVYAAFDEAYTFFWVSAKYARHSQNIRANPRIAIVVYDSMVPPGTGKGVYMEARAYELTDSRECSHALACLHRRGWEHPPAVDMVLGTTLRGVYKAVPENIWISADDEHGLDGRVEVAVRGM
- a CDS encoding family 16 glycoside hydrolase — its product is MSSMYPPPGGLPARRCARCGIPMPPDVVNCGQCGAYNAIPQPNGPVPPNTNFGPPWGSAQAGQYPPGPSGPWGPPGMPPVQAVPPQYIPTGNNVMPPSQFQRPSQPLTTSGQNFKRPGQFQQPGLDNYGNFPAQNFYAPSSSAVSDNFQSGYMNGTGVADQDEEEDERHGPRIGLILGVIALLIVLVGGGFLGAALVQNRARNNNTTSSSTKTPVITTPTVKPLFSDTFVNNSAGWDLTSAPGKFSVAIGNGRLTLEDDENKLLPEVVPGRSFGDFQLELDAMLTKGDKNSGYGVYIRAGASQDSYLGVYYRFELYGDGTYAIFKGTLDSSGNTQSMKVQGYLTNAAIALEGHPNHITIIARGSTMTFKVNGQTITTYTDDSYKGGSIALFVSNLPQTPPGAQATFSNLAIFPLT